A portion of the Methanolinea sp. genome contains these proteins:
- the ruvB gene encoding Holliday junction branch migration DNA helicase RuvB, which translates to MPDTGVTGLPRGGGEDLDEAAIRPERFEDFVGQDVLKETLRIAIEAARARGEPLDHTLFSGPPGLGKTTLAHIIAREMGTNLHCTSGPVLEKPGDLAAILTLLKRGDVLFIDEIHRLHAVIEEILYPAMEDYCIDVMIGEGPSARSIRITLEPFTLVGATTRVGLLGSPFRDRFGIVVRLNLYSTAELTRIVTRSAGIMKIPILPEGAEEIARRSRGTPRIANRLLRRVADFALVRGEGIITREIADQALGMLGIDKLGLDEVDRRILHAIVHQFGGGPVGLKTIAIAVGEDIRTIEDVHEPYLIQAGLIKRTPKGREATPAAMGHVSRTWW; encoded by the coding sequence GTGCCGGATACCGGGGTGACCGGACTTCCCCGCGGGGGAGGGGAAGACCTCGACGAGGCGGCCATCAGGCCCGAGAGGTTCGAGGACTTCGTGGGGCAGGATGTCCTCAAGGAGACGCTGCGCATTGCCATCGAGGCCGCGCGGGCGAGGGGCGAGCCGCTCGACCACACGCTTTTTTCCGGCCCGCCGGGCCTCGGGAAGACGACGCTTGCCCACATCATCGCGAGGGAGATGGGGACGAACCTCCACTGCACGAGCGGCCCGGTCCTCGAGAAGCCCGGGGACCTCGCCGCGATTCTCACGCTCCTCAAGAGGGGTGACGTCCTCTTCATCGACGAGATCCACAGGCTGCACGCGGTCATCGAGGAGATCCTCTACCCCGCGATGGAGGACTACTGCATCGACGTGATGATAGGCGAGGGGCCGAGCGCGCGGTCCATCCGGATCACGCTCGAGCCCTTCACCCTCGTCGGGGCGACGACGAGGGTCGGCCTCCTCGGCTCACCCTTCAGGGACAGGTTCGGCATCGTCGTCCGCTTAAACCTCTACAGCACGGCCGAACTGACCCGCATCGTCACGAGGAGCGCGGGGATCATGAAGATCCCCATCCTCCCCGAGGGGGCGGAAGAGATCGCGAGGAGGAGCAGGGGAACACCGAGGATCGCAAACAGGCTCCTCCGGAGGGTCGCGGATTTCGCGCTCGTGCGGGGCGAGGGCATCATCACGAGGGAGATCGCGGACCAGGCACTCGGGATGCTCGGCATCGACAAGCTCGGGCTCGACGAGGTCGACAGGCGGATCCTCCACGCGATCGTCCACCAGTTCGGCGGAGGCCCCGTGGGCCTGAAAACGATCGCCATCGCGGTCGGCGAGGACATCCGCACGATCGAGGACGTCCACGAGCCCTACCTCATCCAGGCGGGGCTTATCAAGAGGACCCCGAAGGGGAGGGAGGCGACGCCGGCCGCAATGGGCCACGTCTCGCGCACGTGGTGGTGA
- a CDS encoding zinc ABC transporter substrate-binding protein, whose amino-acid sequence MIPGGPVHDVAHPRPPARAARTLLSSLLALLVLASVAGCLDGPAHGRGPPHARTAVVTVPPQEEVVREIAGDGWEIVAMVPPGAEPHTYEPPVSTVGRASTADAYFRLGPGLLPLEDVLVARLVAQNPRMAVVNMSDGIALLRGGDGGGAGGVDPHVWLSPANLRVMATNVAAALSAMDPDRAGEYAARRDAYLRKVDSCEEAIERNLMGLEGRSFLVFHPAFGYFARDFGLSQVAVEAGGHEPGPAEISRIVTFARENGITVVFAAPQFSTRESEVIAREINGTVALVDPLSPDVTGNLVRISGAIAEGMRSR is encoded by the coding sequence ATGATCCCGGGTGGCCCCGTCCACGACGTAGCCCACCCGCGCCCTCCTGCCCGCGCGGCAAGGACCCTCCTTTCCTCCCTCCTCGCCCTCCTCGTGCTTGCCTCGGTCGCGGGGTGCCTCGACGGGCCGGCGCACGGGAGGGGACCACCCCACGCGAGGACCGCGGTCGTCACGGTACCCCCGCAGGAAGAGGTCGTCAGGGAGATCGCGGGCGACGGCTGGGAGATCGTCGCGATGGTCCCGCCGGGGGCAGAACCGCACACCTACGAGCCACCCGTCTCGACGGTGGGACGGGCGAGCACTGCCGACGCCTACTTCAGGCTCGGCCCCGGCCTCCTCCCCCTCGAGGACGTACTGGTCGCGCGGCTCGTGGCGCAGAACCCCCGCATGGCCGTCGTGAACATGTCGGATGGGATCGCCCTCCTGCGGGGCGGGGACGGGGGCGGCGCGGGGGGCGTCGACCCCCACGTGTGGCTCTCGCCGGCCAACCTCCGGGTGATGGCGACGAACGTCGCGGCAGCCCTCTCTGCCATGGATCCTGACCGCGCGGGCGAGTACGCCGCGAGGAGGGACGCGTACCTCCGGAAGGTCGACTCCTGCGAGGAAGCGATCGAGAGGAACCTCATGGGGCTCGAGGGGAGGTCGTTCCTCGTCTTCCACCCGGCGTTCGGGTACTTCGCGCGCGACTTCGGGCTTTCCCAGGTGGCGGTGGAGGCCGGCGGCCACGAACCGGGACCCGCGGAAATCTCGCGGATCGTCACGTTCGCGCGCGAGAACGGGATAACGGTCGTCTTCGCCGCGCCCCAGTTCAGCACGAGGGAGAGCGAGGTCATCGCGCGCGAGATCAACGGGACGGTCGCCCTCGTCGACCCCCTCTCCCCCGACGTGACCGGGAACCTCGTCAGGATATCGGGTGCGATCGCGGAGGGCATGCGGTCCCGATGA
- the ruvA gene encoding Holliday junction branch migration protein RuvA: MIARLRGRIVGREEGAVIVEAGGIGYQVFMPRPLLERLAGAEGEVVLHTHLAVREDGIALYGFLTPAEREMFRMLISVTRVGPVLACSILSQVSVPELAAAVIGGDEKALTRISGVGKRNAGRIILELRDTMKKRADLLSGEVRVVPEDPVRRDAEAALIALGFSSREAGDAVERVARGMTSPSVQDVVRAALRVLREG; this comes from the coding sequence ATGATCGCGCGGCTCCGCGGGAGGATCGTGGGACGGGAGGAAGGGGCGGTGATCGTCGAGGCAGGGGGTATCGGGTACCAGGTCTTCATGCCGCGCCCGCTCCTCGAGAGGCTCGCGGGGGCGGAGGGGGAGGTGGTCCTGCACACCCACCTCGCCGTGAGGGAGGACGGGATCGCGCTCTACGGGTTCCTCACGCCGGCAGAGCGCGAGATGTTCCGGATGCTCATCTCTGTCACGCGCGTCGGTCCTGTGCTCGCCTGCTCCATCCTCTCGCAGGTATCCGTGCCGGAACTCGCGGCCGCGGTCATCGGCGGGGACGAGAAGGCGCTCACGAGGATTTCCGGGGTGGGGAAGAGGAACGCCGGCAGGATCATCCTCGAGCTGCGCGACACCATGAAGAAGAGGGCAGACCTCCTCTCGGGGGAGGTCCGCGTGGTCCCGGAGGACCCCGTGCGGAGGGACGCCGAGGCCGCGCTCATCGCGCTCGGGTTCTCCTCCCGCGAGGCGGGCGACGCCGTGGAGCGCGTGGCCCGCGGGATGACGAGCCCGTCGGTGCAGGACGTGGTGCGGGCTGCACTCAGGGTCCTGCGGGAGGGGTGA
- a CDS encoding metal-dependent transcriptional regulator, producing MDPIPDEGLSPRKIAYLKFLRERGNGARTGEIAGHFSVDPSTVTKAVRELAACGYVAHQPYGEITLTEMGIACADFLIWRHRVLGLVLSHYGLTGEEACREAERFEAYVSAEAVRRICASLGHPTTGICGAISHGALCERGPRAENIGEVPK from the coding sequence GTGGATCCGATTCCAGACGAGGGACTCTCGCCCCGCAAGATCGCGTACCTCAAGTTCCTGCGCGAGAGGGGCAACGGGGCGAGGACGGGGGAGATCGCGGGGCACTTCTCGGTCGACCCGTCGACGGTGACGAAGGCTGTCAGGGAACTCGCGGCGTGCGGCTACGTCGCCCACCAGCCCTACGGCGAGATCACCCTCACCGAGATGGGGATCGCATGCGCCGACTTCCTCATCTGGAGGCACAGGGTTCTTGGGCTCGTCCTCTCCCACTACGGGCTCACGGGGGAAGAGGCATGCCGCGAGGCAGAGCGGTTCGAGGCGTACGTCTCGGCCGAGGCCGTCCGGAGGATCTGCGCGTCGCTCGGCCACCCGACGACGGGGATATGCGGCGCGATCTCCCACGGCGCCCTGTGCGAGAGGGGTCCGCGGGCGGAAAATATTGGGGAGGTACCAAAATGA
- the amrS gene encoding AmmeMemoRadiSam system radical SAM enzyme — protein sequence MHRALQWAPEGGEGAVRCSLCAHRCLIRPGKEGICGVRHNRGGELFALTYGRVSAEAVDPVEKKPLYHFLPGTLSYSLGSVGCNFHCAHCQNWHISRAGTDMPGLRDLPPEVGVARAKQAGCASISWTYNEPTIWHEYALDMGRLARKEGLATIYVTNGYITEEALRELAPVLQAFRVDIKAFSEDFYRKVCGARLQPVLDAAVLARELGMHVEVVTLVIPGKNDSREEMGALVRWIRDNLGAETPVHFTRFHPDYRMRDVGATPVQTLERIYRQAREEGLKFPYLGNVSPHPWESTYCPACGALCIERYGYAVSFRNISGNACSKCGEPIPYVRAKG from the coding sequence ATGCACAGGGCACTCCAGTGGGCGCCGGAGGGCGGGGAGGGTGCGGTGCGGTGTTCCCTGTGCGCCCACCGGTGCCTGATCCGGCCGGGGAAGGAGGGAATATGCGGGGTCCGCCACAACCGCGGGGGGGAGCTCTTTGCCCTCACCTACGGGCGGGTGAGCGCGGAGGCCGTCGACCCCGTCGAGAAGAAACCCCTGTACCACTTCCTCCCCGGGACGCTCTCCTACTCCCTCGGGAGCGTGGGGTGCAACTTCCACTGCGCGCACTGCCAGAACTGGCACATCTCGAGGGCGGGCACGGACATGCCGGGACTCCGCGACCTCCCGCCGGAGGTGGGCGTCGCGCGGGCGAAGCAGGCGGGGTGCGCGAGCATCTCGTGGACCTACAACGAGCCCACGATCTGGCACGAGTACGCGCTCGACATGGGGAGGCTCGCGCGAAAGGAAGGGCTCGCGACGATCTACGTGACGAACGGGTACATCACGGAGGAGGCACTCAGGGAACTCGCGCCCGTGCTCCAGGCGTTCCGCGTGGACATCAAGGCGTTCTCCGAGGATTTTTACAGGAAGGTCTGCGGCGCCCGCCTCCAGCCCGTCCTCGACGCGGCGGTCCTCGCCCGCGAACTGGGGATGCACGTCGAGGTCGTGACGCTCGTGATACCCGGGAAGAACGACAGCCGCGAGGAGATGGGCGCACTCGTCCGGTGGATCCGCGACAACCTCGGGGCCGAGACACCGGTCCACTTCACGCGCTTCCACCCCGACTACAGGATGCGCGACGTGGGCGCGACGCCCGTCCAGACCCTCGAGCGAATCTACCGGCAGGCGCGGGAGGAAGGGCTGAAGTTCCCGTACCTCGGCAACGTCTCGCCCCACCCGTGGGAGAGCACGTACTGCCCTGCCTGCGGAGCGCTGTGCATCGAGAGGTACGGGTACGCGGTCTCGTTCCGGAACATCTCGGGGAACGCGTGCAGCAAGTGCGGGGAACCGATCCCCTATGTCAGGGCGAAAGGCTAG
- a CDS encoding PEGA domain-containing protein, which produces MHGEGTPGGPCGCTLCIESEPAGAQVTVGGDVAGRTPLCVSLPPGTHRIRVALEGRVPWESEITLAGSQTLYLPVLSLRTAVPPAAAIQTVAGDGQDPLAVGFRDVSTGDVSHRTWDFGDGATSTDAETVHAYRAPGNYTVTLVACGPAGCDTASVLVRVGNQAPPGSPANATAGGPLQPSGDNPPVIGGSTGFIEVRCPVEGAAVYVDGIYRGEVRGGTLRIPIYLTGSPCRTLTVRAEGYLPATVPIQKYPGEGETVTVEIRPVRIGPVPALSAGLANLTPRPGNVTVPPASPR; this is translated from the coding sequence GTGCACGGTGAAGGCACCCCGGGCGGCCCGTGCGGCTGCACCCTCTGCATCGAGTCCGAGCCGGCCGGCGCACAGGTCACGGTCGGCGGGGACGTGGCGGGCCGCACGCCCCTCTGCGTCTCCCTCCCGCCCGGGACCCACCGCATCCGGGTCGCGCTCGAGGGCCGCGTCCCGTGGGAGAGCGAGATCACCCTCGCGGGATCCCAGACGCTCTACCTCCCGGTCCTCTCGCTCCGCACCGCCGTCCCGCCTGCCGCGGCAATCCAGACCGTGGCCGGGGACGGGCAGGACCCGCTCGCCGTCGGGTTCCGCGACGTCTCCACCGGTGACGTCTCGCACAGGACGTGGGACTTCGGCGACGGCGCGACCTCGACCGACGCCGAGACCGTCCACGCGTACCGTGCGCCCGGGAACTACACGGTGACACTCGTCGCGTGCGGTCCCGCGGGCTGCGACACCGCTTCGGTCCTCGTCCGCGTCGGAAACCAGGCACCGCCCGGGAGCCCGGCAAACGCGACGGCCGGCGGGCCCCTCCAGCCCTCCGGGGATAACCCGCCGGTCATCGGGGGGAGCACGGGCTTCATCGAGGTGAGGTGCCCGGTCGAGGGGGCGGCCGTCTACGTCGATGGTATCTACAGGGGGGAGGTGCGGGGCGGCACCCTGCGGATTCCCATCTACCTGACGGGGAGTCCCTGCAGGACTCTCACGGTTCGTGCCGAGGGGTACCTCCCGGCGACTGTCCCCATCCAGAAGTATCCCGGCGAGGGGGAGACTGTCACGGTGGAGATCCGCCCGGTGCGCATCGGGCCGGTTCCCGCGCTTTCCGCGGGACTCGCGAACCTCACCCCCCGCCCCGGGAACGTGACGGTCCCCCCCGCGTCTCCCCGCTGA
- a CDS encoding Mut7-C RNAse domain-containing protein yields MSGRKARGEKAPRFLADRMLGTLCRYLRFMGYDTVSATEMGEGNTREDTILLARARAEGRILLTMDRELARRGGPDAFLVEEREVMDQVRALARAGLVVPEARFTRCSLCNTPLRPARPSEVARADYAPARESGRTFYWCPRCRKLYWDGTHGKNLEKRFREVFPPGRGEVTRREPSPSPGNGA; encoded by the coding sequence ATGTCAGGGCGAAAGGCTAGGGGAGAGAAGGCCCCCCGGTTCCTCGCGGACCGGATGCTCGGGACGCTCTGCCGGTACCTGCGGTTCATGGGGTACGACACGGTGAGCGCGACGGAGATGGGCGAGGGAAACACCCGCGAGGACACGATCCTCCTCGCCCGCGCCCGCGCCGAGGGGAGGATCCTCCTCACCATGGACCGCGAGCTTGCCCGCCGGGGGGGACCCGATGCATTCCTCGTCGAGGAGAGGGAGGTCATGGACCAGGTCCGGGCACTCGCCCGCGCCGGCCTCGTCGTGCCGGAGGCGAGGTTCACCCGGTGTTCGCTCTGCAACACGCCGCTCCGGCCCGCGCGCCCGTCAGAGGTGGCGCGGGCAGACTACGCGCCGGCGAGGGAGAGCGGGCGGACGTTCTACTGGTGCCCCCGGTGCAGGAAACTCTACTGGGACGGGACCCACGGGAAGAATCTCGAAAAGAGGTTCAGGGAGGTATTCCCCCCGGGCAGGGGGGAAGTCACGCGGCGGGAACCCTCGCCCTCTCCCGGGAACGGCGCCTGA
- the pyrH gene encoding UMP kinase — MARIVLSLGGSVLFPTLESHALAPYASVLRQLCARADIAVVVGGGGEARRYIRVARECGADEASCDEVGILVTRLNATMLRAALGDAAHYTVAGSPGEAAASMGRGKVVLMGGVTPGQTTDAVAAVLAEISRADLLVNLTSVDGIYSADPESDPSARRFDRLDFPGLLAIVGKAGLEAGSHTVIDIVAAKVISRSRIPLLVLDGRVPGLLLDVLAGRKTAGTLVCAPGENPLPLLPDSQP; from the coding sequence ATGGCCCGCATCGTCCTCTCGCTCGGGGGATCCGTCCTTTTCCCCACGCTCGAATCCCACGCCCTCGCCCCCTACGCCTCCGTCCTCAGGCAGCTCTGCGCGCGGGCAGACATCGCCGTCGTCGTCGGCGGCGGGGGCGAGGCGCGCCGCTACATCAGGGTCGCGCGGGAGTGCGGCGCGGACGAGGCCTCGTGCGACGAGGTCGGGATCCTCGTCACGCGGCTGAACGCGACGATGCTCCGCGCGGCACTCGGGGACGCGGCGCACTACACCGTCGCCGGATCGCCGGGCGAGGCCGCGGCCTCGATGGGGAGGGGGAAGGTCGTCCTGATGGGCGGCGTGACCCCCGGCCAGACGACGGATGCTGTCGCGGCGGTCCTCGCGGAGATCTCGCGGGCCGACCTCCTCGTCAACCTCACCTCGGTCGACGGCATCTACTCGGCGGACCCGGAGTCCGACCCCTCCGCCCGCCGGTTCGACCGCCTTGACTTCCCGGGGCTCCTCGCGATCGTGGGGAAGGCCGGTCTCGAGGCCGGGTCGCACACCGTGATCGACATCGTCGCCGCGAAAGTCATCAGCAGGAGCCGTATCCCGCTCCTCGTCCTCGACGGGAGGGTTCCCGGCCTCCTGCTGGACGTCCTCGCCGGGAGAAAGACGGCGGGGACACTCGTGTGCGCCCCCGGC
- a CDS encoding metal ABC transporter permease produces MPDPGILAFGFFRNAIAAAVLASVACGIIGSLVVVRRMVTVSGGISHAAFGGVGLAYLFSLDPLLGAFLFTVAVALAVGLLSEKAGQDVDTLIGAVWATGMAVGIVAVSFARGYTPDLFGYLFGNILLVPPSDLWAMAAFCGLIVGVVALLFNPLKAVTFDEEYARVMNLPVTALTLLLFLLTAACIVMLIRIVGIILVIALLVLPAASVRGFSTGLLPMMVAATGLALALSLSGLFLSYLWDLPSGATIVLLGTAVYAASLALSRFRRERPAGGTRTGRWSPRR; encoded by the coding sequence ATCCCGGACCCGGGCATCCTCGCGTTCGGGTTCTTCAGGAACGCGATCGCGGCCGCGGTCCTCGCGAGCGTCGCCTGCGGGATCATCGGGAGCCTCGTCGTGGTGAGGAGGATGGTGACCGTGAGCGGCGGGATATCGCACGCGGCGTTCGGGGGCGTGGGACTCGCGTACCTCTTCTCCCTCGACCCACTCCTCGGTGCATTCCTGTTCACCGTTGCCGTCGCGCTCGCGGTCGGTCTCCTCTCGGAGAAGGCCGGGCAGGATGTCGACACCCTCATCGGGGCGGTCTGGGCGACGGGGATGGCGGTCGGGATCGTCGCGGTCAGCTTCGCGAGGGGGTACACCCCGGACCTCTTCGGCTACCTCTTCGGCAACATCCTCCTCGTCCCGCCCTCGGATCTCTGGGCCATGGCCGCCTTCTGCGGTCTCATCGTGGGGGTCGTCGCCCTCCTCTTCAATCCCCTCAAGGCGGTCACCTTCGACGAGGAGTACGCGCGGGTCATGAACCTCCCCGTGACCGCGCTCACCCTCCTCCTCTTCCTCCTCACCGCGGCCTGCATCGTCATGCTGATCCGCATCGTCGGGATCATCCTCGTCATCGCGCTCCTCGTCCTCCCGGCGGCGAGCGTGCGGGGATTTTCGACGGGACTCCTCCCGATGATGGTCGCGGCGACGGGCCTTGCGCTCGCGCTCTCCCTCTCGGGGCTCTTCCTCTCGTACCTCTGGGACCTCCCCTCGGGCGCGACGATCGTCCTCCTCGGGACCGCGGTCTACGCGGCGTCCCTCGCCCTCTCCCGGTTCAGGCGGGAACGGCCGGCCGGCGGCACTCGCACCGGCCGATGGTCGCCGCGACG
- the ruvC gene encoding crossover junction endodeoxyribonuclease RuvC, with translation MIVIGIDPGLATVGYGILSSDGRAVSPLAYACIRTSPCPGGTPERLERIFDGVSRLLEEYSPEWMAVETLFFSRNVTSALGVAEVRGVIMLAARKQGVPVAEYTPNQVKQAITGSARADKRQMQEMIARLLSLPAIPRPDDVADGLSVALCHIHTARGYPG, from the coding sequence ATGATCGTGATCGGCATCGACCCGGGGCTCGCGACTGTCGGGTACGGTATCCTCTCCTCCGACGGGAGGGCCGTGAGTCCCCTCGCGTACGCGTGCATAAGGACCTCCCCATGCCCCGGCGGGACGCCGGAGCGCCTCGAGCGCATCTTCGACGGGGTCTCCCGCCTCCTCGAGGAGTACTCCCCGGAGTGGATGGCGGTGGAGACCCTCTTCTTCTCGCGCAACGTGACGTCCGCGCTCGGCGTCGCGGAGGTCCGCGGCGTCATCATGCTCGCCGCACGCAAGCAGGGCGTCCCGGTCGCCGAGTACACGCCCAACCAGGTGAAGCAGGCGATCACAGGCTCGGCGAGGGCGGACAAGCGCCAGATGCAGGAGATGATCGCGCGGCTCCTCTCCCTCCCCGCGATCCCGCGGCCCGACGACGTCGCGGACGGGCTCTCCGTCGCCCTCTGCCACATCCACACCGCGAGGGGATACCCGGGATGA
- a CDS encoding ABC transporter ATP-binding protein gives MTRAGSGEGDVIEVEGVSFSRDGVPILEDVSLRVRRGDFYALIGPNGGGKTTLLRIILGLLSPTRGSVRVLGQPPGKARSRIGYVPQFRTFDFSYPITVGEMVLSGRLSRTRFPWARYTPADREAAARVLSLLRMEELSDRPLSSLSGGEQQRAILARALVSDPEILVLDEPTVYIDAPTELQFFTLLENLGRKLTVLLVSHDVGVISRHVTRVACLNRRLYTHDSPEITEDMIEATYHCPVDLIAHGIPHRVFRDHGEGGAT, from the coding sequence ATGACGCGTGCAGGGAGCGGCGAGGGGGACGTGATCGAGGTCGAGGGGGTCTCGTTCTCCCGCGACGGGGTCCCGATCCTCGAGGACGTCTCCCTCCGCGTGAGGAGGGGGGACTTCTACGCGCTGATCGGCCCGAACGGCGGGGGGAAAACGACGCTCCTGCGCATCATCCTCGGCCTCCTCTCACCCACCCGCGGGAGTGTCCGCGTGCTCGGGCAGCCGCCGGGGAAGGCGAGGTCGCGGATCGGGTACGTCCCGCAGTTCAGGACCTTCGACTTCAGCTACCCCATCACGGTCGGGGAGATGGTCCTCTCGGGGAGGCTCTCGAGGACCCGGTTCCCGTGGGCGAGGTACACCCCCGCAGACAGGGAGGCCGCCGCGCGGGTCCTCTCGCTGCTGAGGATGGAGGAGCTTTCTGACCGGCCCCTCTCCTCCCTCTCGGGCGGCGAGCAGCAGCGGGCGATCCTCGCCCGGGCACTCGTCTCCGACCCCGAGATCCTCGTCCTCGACGAGCCGACGGTGTACATCGACGCACCCACGGAGCTCCAGTTCTTCACCCTCCTCGAGAACCTCGGGCGAAAGCTCACGGTCCTCCTCGTGAGCCACGACGTCGGGGTCATCTCGCGGCACGTGACGAGGGTCGCGTGCCTGAACCGCAGGCTCTACACGCACGACTCGCCCGAGATCACGGAGGACATGATCGAGGCGACGTACCATTGTCCCGTCGACCTCATCGCCCACGGGATCCCGCACAGGGTCTTCCGCGACCACGGGGAGGGGGGCGCGACGTGA